In Halobaculum magnesiiphilum, the following proteins share a genomic window:
- a CDS encoding ester cyclase translates to MATEDVGGTVAEPDEAVVEAFLTAFVAGDADRMSDLVTDDCVLHRPRWPLDTEGRAAIVELTEGNEGSFADVTVTVEQSVRSGDRIAAYATASGHNVGPMRMEGREIAPTGRRFEVPQFGIYRVEGGRIAETWVLADALGIVEQLDNLPTGPSAMTRIAVRQLRWRLGGRQRLH, encoded by the coding sequence ATGGCAACCGAGGACGTCGGCGGAACCGTGGCTGAGCCCGACGAGGCGGTCGTCGAGGCGTTCCTGACGGCGTTCGTCGCCGGCGACGCCGACCGGATGAGTGACCTCGTGACGGACGACTGCGTGCTCCACCGGCCGCGGTGGCCGCTCGATACGGAGGGTCGGGCCGCGATCGTCGAACTGACCGAGGGCAACGAGGGGAGCTTCGCTGACGTGACCGTCACGGTCGAGCAGTCCGTTCGATCGGGCGACCGCATCGCCGCGTACGCCACCGCGAGCGGGCACAACGTCGGGCCGATGCGGATGGAGGGTCGCGAGATCGCCCCGACGGGGCGGCGCTTCGAGGTGCCGCAGTTCGGCATCTACCGGGTCGAAGGCGGCCGAATCGCCGAGACCTGGGTGCTCGCGGACGCGCTCGGGATCGTCGAGCAGCTCGACAATCTCCCGACGGGACCGAGCGCGATGACTCGGATCGCGGTGAGGCAACTCCGGTGGCGCCTCGGCGGCCGACAGCGGCTCCACTGA
- a CDS encoding CAP domain-containing protein has product MNRRFTIALTLVAMISLAGCLSSVGSNPEPIVHSQEPVEMEGNNPKTPKFGHQQLDSEVKTPIPLKNKTPREDVNVTLSEYILVDKINNYRADSGSGRLVSDPRLARIARHHSYDMATRDFFNHTNPDGETFTDRVRASSYACGGGGENLRGVFWNRSYTQTEEELAEVILRGFIRSPEHNTGMLLPSHDTIGVGIYIVQDGRTYATVNFCDANPGEENES; this is encoded by the coding sequence ATGAATAGAAGATTCACGATTGCACTCACACTTGTCGCGATGATCTCGTTAGCTGGTTGTCTCTCCTCCGTCGGTTCGAATCCCGAGCCGATCGTTCATAGCCAAGAGCCAGTAGAAATGGAAGGCAACAACCCGAAAACTCCGAAATTTGGTCATCAACAATTGGATAGCGAAGTCAAGACCCCAATTCCGTTAAAAAATAAGACTCCACGTGAGGATGTTAATGTTACATTATCTGAGTATATATTAGTTGATAAAATAAACAACTATCGAGCAGATAGTGGCTCTGGGCGATTGGTCTCAGATCCTCGACTTGCCCGTATCGCTCGCCATCACTCGTATGACATGGCCACACGGGATTTCTTTAACCACACCAATCCCGATGGTGAGACGTTCACGGACCGCGTTCGGGCAAGCAGTTATGCCTGCGGTGGGGGTGGCGAAAACCTCAGAGGAGTCTTCTGGAACAGGAGCTATACGCAAACGGAAGAGGAGCTTGCAGAGGTCATCCTTCGTGGATTCATTCGATCCCCGGAACACAACACGGGGATGCTCCTTCCGAGTCACGACACCATCGGCGTCGGGATATACATCGTTCAGGACGGGCGAACGTACGCTACAGTGAATTTCTGCGACGCTAACCCGGGGGAGGAAAACGAATCATGA
- a CDS encoding DsbA family protein, which yields MTGLEHGPTRRRFLAAAGTATLAGTSGCLRWLRGDADGDEPRSGWHTEEFTTAEATKTFSYREGTRTPYAGVKQIYAGGGTLVAVYFDYAHEPSIRWWREEFPKLSDLLAEGRFRPTLLMFPLPVNEWSMLLPSALFEVRARGSRADAWAFHEALVEAAPEYSLDLLRELAGDVGVDGDAVVEAARTRRRRNQTLSDRQLGRDSGVETLPAFRWGTDPIEGSTAADIREFVESRR from the coding sequence ATGACCGGTCTCGAACACGGGCCCACGCGCAGACGGTTCCTCGCGGCCGCAGGTACCGCGACACTCGCCGGAACATCCGGGTGCCTCCGCTGGCTGCGCGGCGACGCCGACGGCGACGAGCCCCGCAGCGGCTGGCACACCGAGGAGTTCACTACCGCCGAGGCGACGAAGACGTTCAGCTACCGTGAAGGGACTCGTACCCCATACGCCGGCGTGAAGCAGATCTATGCGGGCGGCGGCACGCTCGTCGCCGTCTACTTCGATTACGCCCACGAGCCGTCGATCCGGTGGTGGCGTGAGGAGTTCCCAAAGCTGTCGGACCTCCTCGCCGAGGGCAGGTTCCGACCGACGCTACTGATGTTCCCGCTTCCGGTCAACGAGTGGTCGATGCTGCTGCCCAGCGCGCTGTTCGAGGTTCGCGCCCGGGGCAGCCGCGCCGACGCGTGGGCGTTCCACGAGGCGCTCGTCGAGGCGGCGCCGGAGTACTCGTTAGACCTGCTTCGGGAGCTCGCCGGAGACGTGGGCGTCGACGGCGACGCGGTGGTCGAGGCCGCACGGACGCGACGGCGGCGGAATCAGACGCTCTCCGACCGACAACTGGGCCGCGACAGCGGCGTCGAGACGCTCCCGGCGTTCCGGTGGGGAACCGACCCGATCGAGGGGTCCACGGCCGCCGATATCCGGGAGTTCGTCGAATCTCGACGATAA
- the aroC gene encoding chorismate synthase, producing the protein MNGNEFGRLFRLTTYGESHGEAMGCTVSGVPAGVELDEERIQRELDRRKPGQSMITTSRGEPDEVRINSGIQDGYTTGTPIGMVIQNKDARSGKYEPFVTAPRPSHGDYTYSAKFGTRNWGGGGRSSARETVNWVAGGAVAKAVLDQSDYDVQIKAHVNQIGDIVAPEVTFEEMLEHSEENEVRCAHTETAAEMRELIDEYQEAGDSIGGAIEFEARGVPRGLGAPRFDAFPARLGQAMMSIPATTAFEFGLGRDAREVTGHDRNENWEFDEGDHPETVSEEGDPVPVGNDHGGLQGGITTGEPIYGEVTWHAPTSIPKEQTTVDWETGEEKQVQVVGRHDPVLPPRAVPVVEAMLYCTVLDFMLLGGRINPDRLDDRPGEYDTDYHPSSPGNEE; encoded by the coding sequence ATGAACGGCAACGAGTTCGGCCGGCTGTTCCGGCTGACAACCTACGGCGAGAGCCACGGCGAGGCCATGGGCTGTACGGTCTCGGGGGTGCCCGCGGGCGTCGAGTTGGACGAGGAGCGCATTCAACGCGAGCTCGACCGGCGCAAGCCCGGCCAGTCGATGATCACGACCAGCCGCGGCGAGCCGGACGAGGTGCGGATCAACTCCGGGATCCAGGACGGCTACACCACCGGCACCCCGATCGGGATGGTCATCCAGAACAAAGACGCCCGGTCAGGCAAGTACGAACCCTTCGTCACCGCGCCACGTCCCAGCCACGGCGACTACACGTACTCGGCGAAGTTCGGCACGCGAAACTGGGGCGGCGGCGGCCGTTCCTCGGCCCGGGAGACAGTGAACTGGGTCGCCGGCGGCGCCGTCGCGAAGGCAGTACTCGACCAGAGCGACTACGACGTACAGATCAAAGCGCACGTCAACCAGATCGGCGACATCGTCGCGCCGGAGGTCACTTTCGAGGAGATGCTGGAGCACAGCGAGGAGAACGAGGTCAGGTGCGCCCACACGGAAACGGCCGCGGAGATGCGGGAACTGATCGACGAGTACCAGGAGGCCGGCGACTCCATCGGCGGCGCCATCGAGTTCGAGGCGCGCGGCGTCCCGCGCGGACTCGGCGCGCCGCGGTTCGACGCCTTCCCCGCCCGCCTCGGCCAGGCGATGATGTCGATCCCCGCGACGACGGCCTTCGAGTTCGGGCTCGGCCGCGACGCCCGCGAGGTCACGGGACACGACCGCAACGAGAACTGGGAATTCGACGAGGGCGACCACCCCGAAACGGTCAGCGAGGAGGGCGACCCCGTCCCCGTCGGCAACGATCACGGCGGCCTCCAGGGCGGGATCACGACCGGCGAGCCGATATATGGCGAGGTGACCTGGCACGCGCCCACATCGATCCCGAAAGAGCAGACGACCGTGGACTGGGAGACGGGCGAGGAGAAGCAGGTGCAGGTCGTCGGCCGCCACGACCCGGTGCTGCCGCCGCGTGCGGTCCCCGTGGTCGAGGCGATGCTGTACTGTACGGTGCTCGACTTCATGCTGCTCGGGGGACGGATCAACCCCGACAGGCTGGACGACCGCCCCGGCGAGTACGACACCGACTACCACCCGAGCAGCCCCGGGAACGAGGAGTAG
- the aroA gene encoding 3-phosphoshikimate 1-carboxyvinyltransferase, with translation MDAHVSPSRVAGRARAPPSKSYTHRAILAAGYGAGTTVTDPLDSADPRATGRAVEAFGGEVAWVGGSDTEGDDDGGASAVEVEGFAGRPNTPDDVIDCANSGTTMRLVTAAAGLTDGLAVLTGDESLRSRPQGPLLDAVAGLGGRAESTRRNGQAPLVVGDAMAGGTVAIPGDVSSQFVTALLMAGAVTDEGIEVDLETELKSAPYVEITREVLADFGVYTERTETGFRVPGGQTYEADEYAVPGDFSSMSYLLAAGAVAVAEAESVVVEGARPSAQGDSAIVGVLDRMGADIDWDEGAGEITVRGGDLSGVEVDVGDTPDLLPTIAVLGAVADGETRIVNAEHVRYKETDRVAAMAESLEAMGAEVTETQDSLTVHGGDSDLVGATVHGRGDHRLVMALTVAGLVADGETTVTGAEHVDVSFPGFFATMGELGADVSVE, from the coding sequence ATGGACGCACACGTCTCCCCCTCGCGGGTCGCCGGCCGCGCGCGCGCCCCGCCGTCGAAGAGCTACACGCACCGCGCGATCCTCGCCGCCGGCTACGGCGCGGGGACGACCGTCACGGACCCGCTCGACTCCGCGGACCCGCGGGCGACCGGACGGGCCGTCGAGGCGTTCGGCGGCGAGGTCGCGTGGGTCGGTGGGAGCGACACGGAGGGCGACGACGACGGCGGCGCGAGCGCCGTCGAGGTCGAAGGCTTCGCGGGGCGACCGAACACCCCCGACGACGTGATCGACTGTGCCAACTCGGGGACGACGATGCGACTGGTCACCGCGGCCGCCGGACTGACCGACGGCCTCGCCGTGCTCACCGGAGACGAATCGCTGCGCTCGCGCCCGCAGGGGCCGCTCCTCGACGCCGTCGCGGGCCTGGGCGGCCGGGCCGAGTCGACCCGACGCAACGGGCAGGCGCCGCTGGTCGTCGGCGACGCGATGGCCGGCGGGACGGTCGCCATCCCCGGCGACGTGTCCTCACAGTTCGTCACCGCGCTCCTGATGGCCGGCGCCGTCACCGACGAGGGGATCGAGGTGGATCTCGAAACCGAACTCAAGTCCGCGCCGTACGTCGAGATCACCCGCGAAGTGCTCGCCGACTTCGGCGTCTACACCGAGCGCACGGAGACGGGCTTTCGCGTGCCCGGCGGGCAGACCTACGAGGCCGACGAGTACGCGGTCCCGGGCGACTTCTCGTCGATGTCGTACCTGCTCGCCGCCGGCGCGGTCGCCGTCGCCGAGGCCGAGTCGGTCGTCGTCGAGGGCGCCCGCCCGAGCGCGCAGGGCGACTCAGCGATCGTCGGCGTGCTCGACCGCATGGGCGCCGACATCGACTGGGACGAGGGCGCCGGCGAGATCACCGTCCGCGGCGGCGACCTCTCCGGGGTCGAGGTCGACGTGGGCGACACGCCGGATCTCCTCCCCACCATCGCCGTGCTCGGTGCCGTCGCCGACGGCGAGACGCGGATCGTGAACGCCGAGCACGTCCGCTACAAGGAGACCGACCGCGTCGCCGCCATGGCCGAGTCGCTGGAGGCGATGGGCGCCGAGGTGACCGAGACGCAGGACTCGCTGACGGTCCACGGCGGCGACTCCGACCTCGTCGGCGCGACGGTCCACGGCCGCGGCGACCACCGGCTCGTGATGGCGCTGACCGTCGCCGGCCTCGTCGCCGACGGGGAGACGACGGTCACCGGCGCCGAACACGTCGACGTGTCGTTCCCCGGCTTCTTCGCGACGATGGGGGAACTGGGCGCGGACGTGTCGGTGGAATAG
- a CDS encoding cytochrome P450, which translates to MSDTDSPPRPPDAVPGPDGLPVLGSFLENRRDFFAFRDRVAAEYGGVARYEILGQDVILLTDPDPIRTVLVAENETYVKGDLFQQQLRPVLGNGLLNSEGDFWRRQRHLIQPAFTPDRIAGYADMMVETTDRTSARWDDGEVRDVHRDMMGLTLDIVARALMGVDIRDRTPAIGGALDTVMEQSAGGSLLDLLPPSVPTLGRERLREAVASLDRIVDELVDEKRRALREGEIEPDADVVSALLTAEDDDGERMAAEQVRDEVKTLLLAGHETTALSLTFTLHLLARHPDIERRLLDELEAELGDDPAGFDTVRDLEYLDRVVTESMRLLPPVHGILREPTEDVELGGYRVPEGTPIAISQWVVHRDPAHYDDPLEFRPDRWTDEMEADLHPLAYFPFSSGPRRCVGDRFALLEAKLILATLLRRYAFEVVDPVDLESNLEASITTRPTGPVRMRLHER; encoded by the coding sequence ATGAGCGACACGGATTCCCCGCCGCGCCCGCCCGACGCCGTCCCCGGCCCGGACGGCCTCCCCGTCCTGGGCTCGTTTCTCGAGAACCGCCGCGACTTCTTCGCCTTCCGCGACCGCGTCGCCGCCGAGTACGGCGGCGTCGCGCGCTATGAGATCCTCGGACAGGACGTGATCCTGCTGACCGACCCGGACCCGATCCGGACGGTGCTCGTGGCCGAGAACGAGACGTACGTGAAGGGCGACCTGTTCCAACAACAGCTCCGACCAGTGCTCGGCAACGGGCTGCTCAACAGCGAGGGCGACTTCTGGCGCCGACAGCGGCACCTCATCCAGCCGGCGTTCACCCCCGACCGCATCGCGGGCTACGCCGACATGATGGTCGAGACGACCGACCGGACGAGCGCCCGCTGGGACGACGGCGAGGTCCGCGACGTGCACCGCGACATGATGGGGCTGACGCTCGACATCGTCGCCCGCGCGCTGATGGGCGTCGACATCCGCGATCGAACGCCCGCGATCGGCGGCGCGCTCGACACCGTGATGGAGCAGTCCGCGGGCGGGAGCCTGCTCGATCTCCTTCCCCCGTCGGTGCCGACGCTCGGGCGTGAGAGGCTCCGCGAGGCGGTCGCCTCGCTCGACCGCATCGTCGACGAGCTGGTCGACGAGAAGCGCCGCGCGCTGCGGGAGGGCGAGATCGAACCCGACGCCGACGTGGTCTCGGCGCTCCTGACGGCCGAGGACGACGACGGCGAGCGGATGGCCGCCGAGCAGGTGCGCGACGAGGTGAAGACGCTGCTGCTGGCGGGTCACGAGACGACGGCGCTGTCGCTGACGTTCACCCTCCACCTGCTCGCGCGCCACCCCGACATCGAGCGACGACTGCTCGACGAACTGGAGGCCGAACTCGGCGACGACCCCGCCGGGTTCGACACCGTGCGGGATCTGGAGTACCTCGATCGGGTCGTCACCGAGTCGATGCGGCTGCTCCCGCCGGTTCACGGCATCCTCCGCGAGCCGACCGAGGACGTCGAACTCGGCGGCTACCGCGTGCCGGAGGGAACTCCCATCGCGATCAGCCAGTGGGTCGTCCACCGCGACCCCGCCCACTACGACGACCCGCTGGAGTTTCGCCCCGACCGCTGGACCGACGAGATGGAGGCCGACCTGCACCCGTTGGCCTACTTCCCGTTCTCCTCGGGCCCGCGCCGGTGCGTCGGCGATCGGTTCGCCCTGTTGGAGGCGAAGCTGATCCTCGCGACGCTGCTGCGGCGGTACGCCTTCGAGGTCGTCGATCCGGTCGACCTCGAATCGAACCTGGAGGCGAGTATCACCACGCGCCCGACCGGACCGGTCCGAATGCGGCTTCACGAGCGCTGA
- a CDS encoding iron-containing alcohol dehydrogenase family protein: MTDLDTPPFAFDYDPGTIHYGRGRIADIGDALDERDRDTALVVCGSNVAANAELMDAVGDGLGDRLAEVFAGTTTEKRLREAARAAERADDLGADAFVPVGGGSSLDVATVASVLRARDLSLADARAEVAETGGIATPEDPASLTPLFPVPTTLAGADLSVIAGIAAEVDDGEDGADGTRVVSTGVGGRDLMPEALFYDPDLFETTPEGVLAGSAMNGFDKAIESLYAGTRTAVTDATATRAVRLLADGLPEMTDDPAAMDRAVAGVVLAQYGISRPGDMTINVIHAFGHGLRDAFGIQQGLAHAAVAPHALRAMADAGVDLSLLAAAFEVDGDGGDGGVEDPAVEEAIAEVERIRDGLGLPASLSAIDGVDADGLDEAARVTAGDSLLSYAPDGYDLTEADARAVLEAAF; the protein is encoded by the coding sequence ATGACCGACCTCGACACGCCGCCGTTCGCGTTCGACTACGACCCCGGCACGATCCACTACGGTCGCGGCCGTATCGCCGACATCGGCGACGCGCTCGACGAGCGCGACCGCGACACCGCGCTCGTCGTCTGCGGCTCCAACGTCGCCGCCAACGCTGAGCTGATGGACGCCGTCGGCGACGGCCTCGGCGACCGCCTCGCGGAGGTGTTCGCCGGAACGACCACGGAGAAGCGCCTGCGGGAGGCGGCCCGCGCCGCGGAACGCGCGGACGACCTGGGCGCCGACGCATTCGTCCCGGTCGGCGGCGGCTCCAGCCTCGACGTGGCGACTGTCGCGTCGGTGCTTCGCGCCCGCGACCTGTCGCTGGCGGACGCCCGCGCGGAGGTGGCCGAGACCGGCGGCATCGCGACGCCCGAGGACCCCGCCTCCCTGACGCCGCTGTTCCCGGTGCCGACGACGCTCGCGGGGGCGGACCTCTCGGTCATCGCCGGCATCGCCGCCGAGGTCGACGACGGCGAGGACGGGGCGGACGGCACTCGGGTCGTCTCCACGGGCGTCGGCGGCCGCGACCTGATGCCGGAGGCGCTGTTCTACGACCCCGACCTCTTCGAGACGACGCCCGAGGGCGTGCTCGCGGGGTCCGCGATGAACGGCTTCGACAAGGCGATCGAGTCGCTGTACGCCGGTACCCGGACCGCCGTCACGGACGCGACCGCGACGCGGGCGGTCCGGCTGCTCGCCGACGGGCTGCCGGAAATGACCGACGACCCGGCGGCGATGGACCGCGCGGTCGCCGGGGTCGTTCTCGCGCAGTACGGCATCTCGCGCCCGGGCGACATGACTATCAACGTGATCCACGCGTTCGGCCACGGCCTGCGCGACGCCTTCGGGATCCAGCAGGGGCTCGCGCACGCGGCGGTCGCCCCCCACGCGCTGCGGGCGATGGCCGACGCCGGCGTCGACCTCTCGCTGCTGGCGGCGGCCTTCGAGGTGGATGGCGACGGCGGCGACGGCGGCGTCGAAGACCCTGCGGTCGAGGAAGCGATCGCCGAGGTCGAACGGATCCGCGACGGGCTCGGCCTGCCCGCGTCGCTGTCGGCGATCGACGGCGTCGACGCCGACGGGCTCGACGAGGCCGCGCGCGTGACCGCCGGCGACTCGCTGTTGTCGTACGCGCCAGACGGATACGATCTCACGGAGGCGGACGCGCGGGCGGTGCTGGAGGCAGCGTTCTGA
- a CDS encoding PKD domain-containing protein: MLASNDATGSTTDDSNEGPTARIAGPDRVASGHEATFVLRGSDPDGTVVRRLWPDRSETGATVERTFTETGTYTLRGVVVDDDGARATATKTVEVYDEGPPVVSIDGPDTAPMGSTQEYTLEAYDPDGGELTISWEPPQNQLERKSNRYVNNVGIDGLLGDTVEVSATVTDDEGNTVTAVKETNVETQTSFGTGEAVPYISEISSRYATDDTKQTSETDSVELGTYEFLATVTHEEPKIVRATWRINDTNRAVVVDTLGRFSGTRDTGIRHMFVSEHGGKVTREVSLSAIDADGDRDEQKWISRVHSVQTHDDIVFYAMKSGDSARKHSLKIEPGVQVTFIVGSNQNYRLTFGDGSAARGSGTSSLRNVEIAHTYDDPGAYKARLISTQGPNGEALKTVDINVRPKTYTEYWYERTGNTIERVISEDRPSGKDWFKRSVYDSGTYFTGRTVSVRADAGRPSMLGDNWVSTGTSVEQRSRRITRVRQSDPDGAGDDWQIVERNVRTEERTYYEDKYQWLSSKFQRPGWSYTGETRTDRVVVGDGHNHDRERHTRTTRTCTNWDLDPSPYGGFSRECSNWRYDTDVWYTGHDHSGYTYYDTDYLYKTEVERTRTVHYHEYASEREFTVTTETFAETESWTEWLWEREGRTVKQEHSLKKPETGSYISGTLRTVEVRCGSEESNHDSVMC; the protein is encoded by the coding sequence GTGCTCGCGTCGAACGACGCCACCGGATCCACGACCGACGACTCGAACGAGGGCCCGACCGCCCGCATTGCGGGCCCGGACCGCGTCGCGTCCGGCCACGAGGCGACGTTCGTGCTCCGAGGGAGCGACCCGGACGGAACCGTGGTTCGACGACTGTGGCCCGATCGCTCTGAGACTGGCGCGACCGTCGAGCGCACGTTCACGGAAACGGGGACGTACACGCTGCGCGGCGTTGTCGTTGACGACGACGGGGCGCGAGCAACCGCGACGAAGACCGTCGAAGTGTACGACGAGGGACCGCCGGTGGTCTCTATCGACGGCCCCGACACCGCGCCGATGGGGAGCACTCAGGAGTACACGCTGGAGGCGTACGATCCGGACGGCGGGGAGCTGACGATCAGTTGGGAACCTCCGCAGAACCAGCTCGAACGGAAGTCGAATCGGTACGTGAACAACGTCGGGATCGATGGCCTGCTTGGGGACACGGTGGAAGTCTCGGCGACGGTTACGGACGACGAGGGGAACACCGTGACCGCGGTGAAGGAGACGAACGTGGAGACACAGACGAGTTTCGGGACCGGAGAGGCCGTGCCCTATATCTCGGAAATCTCGTCGAGATACGCCACTGACGACACGAAACAGACATCGGAAACGGACTCCGTAGAACTCGGCACCTACGAATTTCTAGCGACGGTCACACATGAAGAGCCGAAGATCGTTCGCGCGACGTGGCGCATAAACGACACGAATCGGGCCGTCGTCGTCGATACACTCGGCCGATTCTCGGGCACTCGCGACACCGGGATCCGTCATATGTTCGTCTCCGAACACGGTGGGAAGGTCACAAGGGAGGTTTCGCTCTCGGCGATCGACGCGGACGGCGATCGGGACGAACAGAAGTGGATAAGCCGCGTTCACTCGGTGCAGACTCACGACGACATCGTATTCTATGCGATGAAATCGGGTGACTCAGCGAGGAAACACAGCTTGAAGATCGAACCCGGCGTTCAGGTCACGTTCATCGTCGGATCGAACCAGAACTACCGTCTCACCTTCGGTGACGGGAGTGCTGCGCGCGGTTCGGGAACCTCGTCACTGCGGAACGTCGAGATCGCTCACACGTACGACGACCCAGGAGCGTACAAGGCGAGGCTGATCTCGACACAGGGCCCGAACGGTGAGGCGTTGAAAACCGTCGACATCAACGTTCGACCGAAGACCTACACCGAGTACTGGTACGAGAGAACTGGTAATACGATTGAACGTGTCATCTCTGAGGATCGACCATCAGGGAAAGACTGGTTCAAAAGATCGGTATACGACTCCGGGACGTACTTTACGGGACGAACGGTCTCTGTCAGGGCCGACGCAGGACGACCGTCCATGCTCGGAGACAACTGGGTATCGACCGGGACGAGCGTTGAGCAGCGATCGCGCCGGATCACTCGTGTCAGGCAGTCGGACCCGGACGGGGCAGGAGACGACTGGCAGATCGTGGAACGGAACGTTCGGACCGAGGAACGGACGTACTACGAGGACAAATACCAGTGGCTTTCGAGCAAGTTCCAGCGCCCGGGGTGGAGTTACACTGGCGAAACCAGAACTGATCGGGTCGTCGTCGGCGACGGACATAATCACGACCGCGAGCGACACACCCGGACCACGAGAACGTGTACGAACTGGGACCTCGATCCGAGCCCGTACGGAGGGTTCTCACGCGAGTGCTCCAACTGGAGATACGATACCGATGTCTGGTACACCGGCCACGACCACAGCGGCTACACGTACTACGACACCGACTACCTGTACAAGACCGAGGTCGAACGGACTCGGACAGTTCACTACCACGAGTACGCGAGCGAGCGTGAGTTCACCGTTACTACGGAAACATTCGCGGAAACGGAATCCTGGACCGAATGGTTGTGGGAGCGTGAAGGAAGGACCGTGAAACAAGAGCACTCACTCAAGAAGCCAGAGACTGGTTCGTATATCTCGGGGACTCTCCGGACGGTCGAAGTTCGGTGTGGATCTGAGGAGAGCAATCACGATTCCGTTATGTGCTGA